A DNA window from Camelina sativa cultivar DH55 chromosome 17, Cs, whole genome shotgun sequence contains the following coding sequences:
- the LOC104758444 gene encoding putative B3 domain-containing protein At2g27410: MDNSDDPRVVSQSKLDILLYVAAMVYDQEYGPHDDDKSNTTGEEETEMEARIFGDKVPRKNRVHRSPSSRKTVTPWTRVIEQQRSVLQNPNASESEPSSSSCVTLFKNNDQINTEEIISRKKLRIFHPLEAEPIQTSPPDWLLKVMRREEKGYNPKLISTRKLYKTDLGRIQGRLSVPYKQVKNPNFLTEEETRIIDEQAMKLRKQGVSVDLIDPQMKKHALELRKWKMSGNWNYVFVVGWNHVVAANGFQVDDFFPLWSFRFGSGKLCFALVPPTEASHGGDL; encoded by the coding sequence ATGGATAACTCCGATGATCCTAGGGTTGTTTCACAGTCCAAACTCGACATATTGTTGTATGTCGCTGCCATGGTTTACGATCAAGAGTACGGTCCTCACGACGATGACAAATCAAATACCACTGgcgaagaagaaacagagatggaaGCAAGAATCTTTGGCGATAAAGTACCGAGAAAGAACAGAGTTCACCGATCACCTTCTTCTCGCAAGACGGTAACACCATGGACACGTGTGATCGAACAACAAAGATCGGTACTACAAAACCCTAATGCATCAGAATCGgaaccttcgtcttcttcttgcgTCACCctgttcaagaacaatgatcAGATTAATACGGAGGAGATCATAAGTCGCAAGAAACTCAGAATCTTTCATCCTCTAGAGGCAGAACCCATTCAAACGAGTCCACCGGATTGGCTTTTGAAAGTGatgaggagagaagagaagggaTACAATCCGAAGCTGATCTCAACGAGGAAACTTTACAAGACTGATCTCGGTAGAATCCAAGGACGTCTCTCAGTTCCTTACAAGCAAgttaaaaatccaaactttttgaCAGAGGAAGAGACAAGGATCATAGATGAACAAGCGATGAAGCTTCGTAAACAAGGTGTGAGTGTTGATTTGATTGATCCTCAGATGAAAAAACATGCCCTTGAATTGAGGAAGTGGAAGATGAGTGGAAACTGGAATTATGTCTTTGTTGTTGGTTGGAACCATGTGGTTGCTGCTAATGGGTTTCAGGTTGATGACTTCTTTCCTCTCTGGTCTTTCCGATTTGGAAGTGGTAAACTCTGTTTTGCTCTCGTCCCACCTACGGAAGCTAGCCACGGCGGCGACCTTTAG
- the LOC104759952 gene encoding putative CCR4-associated factor 1 homolog 8, with product MSSIKDCLRNYRFIAFDTEFPGSLRDTPQHASDDQRYTDMSYSVDRTKLIQLGLTLFDSNGRVGGTWEINFSDFGDVEDARNEKSIEFLKRNGLDLKKIRAQGIEIEGFFSDLSWILKRTRNITWVTFHGSYDLAYMLKCFTRGESLPVTPAMFAKAVARTLGSVFDLKAIAGRYEGLGCRLGLEHLADALGLDRVGTAHHAGSDSELTARVFVKMTKIFHDVQEAEGFVYGLDYRIISDRLKHRQQQIHLGMMTRCYGPPPPPPPFPLLNPIFVPGFPPFGDFGFGPSLCMY from the coding sequence ATGAGTTCGATCAAAGATTGTCTAAGAAACTACCGTTTTATAGCGTTTGATACAGAGTTTCCAGGTAGTCTAAGAGATACACCACAACACGCTTCGGACGATCAACGGTACACCGACATGAGCTACAGCGTAGACAGGACGAAACTGATCCAATTAGGTCTAACTCTGTTCGACAGCAACGGAAGAGTCGGTGGAACTTGGGAGATCAACTTCTCTGATTTCGGAGATGTTGAAGACGCGAGAAACGAGAAATCCATCGAGTTCCTAAAACGCAACGGTCTAGATCTGAAGAAGATTAGAGCCCAAGGAATTGAAATCGAGGGTTTTTTCAGCGATCTCTCTTGGATTCTGAAGAGGACGAGGAACATCACTTGGGTTACGTTTCACGGGTCGTATGATCTCGCATATATGTTGAAGTGTTTCACCCGAGGAGAGTCTTTACCCGTGACTCCTGCGATGTTTGCAAAAGCCGTAGCTAGAACCCTCGGCTCTGTTTTTGATCTGAAAGCTATCGCGGGTAGATACGAAGGGCTTGGTTGCCGTTTAGGTTTAGAGCATCTAGCTGATGCGTTGGGACTTGACCGTGTTGGTACTGCTCACCACGCCGGTTCAGACAGCGAATTAACCGCTAGGGTTTTCGTTAAGATGACTAAGATCTTCCACGATGTGCAAGAGGCTGAAGGCTTTGTTTATGGACTCGACTATAGAATCATCTCTGATCGTCTAAAGCACAGACAACAACAGATCCACCTTGGGATGATGACCAGATGCTACggtccaccaccaccaccgccgccgttTCCGCTACTAAATCCGATCTTTGTTCCTGGGTTTCCTCCTTTTGGTGATTTTGGCTTTGGGCCTAGCTTATGTATGTATTAA